The genomic segment CGGGGCATGCACCCGACCATGCTGGACCTGGTCCGCTGGCACGGCGCCGAAGAGGTCGAGCACCGCAACGTCGCCTTCGACGCCTTCATGTACGTCGACGGCGGGTACGGCAGGCGGGTGCGCACGGCGCTGGTCGCCAGCTTCACCCTGGCGGTGTTGTTCCTGACCACGGCGGGTTCGCTGTTCCGCAAGGACCCGTCGCCGGACAAGGGCCGCTTCTGGCCGGTGCAGCTGCTGAGCGCGACCCGGCGGCGGATGATCCCCTCGGCGACCATCTTCCTCACCGAGATCCCGAAGTACCTGCACCCGAAGTTCCACCCCTCGCAGCTCGGCAGCATGGACAAGGCCCTGCGTTACCTCGCGCGGTCACCGGCGGCCAACGGCGGTGCCCGATGAGCCGGTCCACAAAGGACGCGTACGCCCCCAGCGGCGCGATGCGCCTGGCCGCGCTCGCCAGTGCCGCCTACCGGCACGTGTTCGCCGCCGGGCCGGTCGCTCCCCTGCTGTCCCGGCCGAACCCGGTGCGCCGCACGGGATTCGACCTCGACCTGCGGATCGGCGAGATCCGGCCGGAGGCCGAGGACGTGGTCAGCCTGACCCTGGAATCGGACGGCGAGCCGCTCCCCCGCTGGGTTCCCGGCGCGCACCTGGACGTCTTCCTGCCCTCGGGCAGGCAACGCCAGTACTCCCTGTGCGGTGATCCCGCCGATCGGCACGCCTACCGCATCGCCGTCCGGCGGCTCGGCGACGGGCTGGGCGGTTCGCGCGAGGTCCACGGACTGCGCGCCGGTACCCGGATCACCGCACGCGGCCCCCGCAACGCCTTCGCACTGGTCGACGCGCCGTCCTACCTGTTCGTCGCGGGTGGCATCGGGATCACGCCGATCCTGCCGATGGTGCGCGCCTGTCACGAACGCGGCGTCCCGTGGCGCCTGGTCTACCTCGGCCGGTCGCGGGCGAGCATGCCGTTCCTCGGCGAACTCGCCGGGTACGACAGCGGCGTGGCCGACATCCGGCCGGACGACGAGGCCGGGCTGCCGGACATCACCGGCATCCTGCCGCTCGCGGCCCCCGGCGCGGCGATCTACCTGTGCGGCCCGCCACCGCTGATGCTCACCGCGCGCGGACTGGTGCGGGAGATCAATCCCACCGCCTCCCTGCACACCGAACGGTTCTCGCCGCTGCCCGTGGTCGACGGCACGCCGTTCGAGATCCGGCTGTACCGCAGTGGCGTGACCGTGCCGGTCGCGGCGGACGAGTCGGCCCTCACCGCGATCCGCCGGGTGGTGCCCGGGGTGGCCTACTCCTGCCGCCAGGGTTTCTGCGGCACTTGCACAACCCCCGTGCTGGCCGGGACCGTGGAGCACCGGGACCGGGTCCTCCCGGGCGGTGAGCGCGAGAAGTCCATGCTGGTCTGCGTTTCCCGTTCGGCAGGCGGTCCCCTGCTGCTCGACCTCTGACCGAAGGCGGCCCATGACACGCTGGTATCCCCTCGCCGAAGCCGACGACGAGTTCCTCGCCTCGGCCCCGTTCCGGTTCGTGCAGGCCGTCGACGTGCCGGCGGACGCCGCGCGGGTGTGGCGGGTGCTCTCCGCCGACGACGCGCTGGTGTCGTGGTCGCGGCTGATCACCGGTATGGACTGGACCTCTCCGCGCCCGTTCGGCGTCGGCACCACCCGGGCCGTCACGGTCGGGCGCGCGGCGACCCTGCGCGAACGCTTCTACCGATGGGACGAGGAAAGCCGGATGACCTTCACCGCCGAAGCCTCCTCCAAGCCGGGTTTCCGCCGGTTCGCCGAGGACATGGCGCTCACCCCGCTGACCGGAGGCACCCGGATCACCTGGACCTTCGCCATCGAGCCGGTGCCGAAGGCCGCGCCCTTGCTGCGCCTGGGCCGCCCGGCGTTCCAGCGGGTCACCGCGGGCTGGGCGAAGGGGCTGGCGGAGGCGATCGGCCGATGAGCGTGCTGGCCACCGCCACCGGGATCGTCCGCGACCTCGGCGTCCCGCTGCCCGGCCGCGGCCACTACGACGTGCGCGGCAAGGTCGTGCTGATCACCGGCGGCGGGGACGGCATCGGCCTCGCGCTGGCCCGCGAACTGCACGGCCGCGGGGCCGTCGTCGCGCTGACCGACATCGACCCGGCCGCGCTCGCCCGCGCCGGAACCGAACTGGGCAGCCGGGTGCACACCTTCGTCGCCGACGTCCGCGATCGCGTGGCCATGGAAGCGGTCGTCCGTGCACTGAGCACCGAAACGGGCGGGCTCGACGTGGTGGTCGCCAACGCCGGGGTGACCCCGCCACCGGCCACACTGCGCCAGATCGACCCCGAAGGCTTCGACCGGGTCCTCGACATCAACCTGACCGGCGTGTTCAACACCGTCCGGCCGGCGATCGACGAGGTGGTCGCGCGACGCGGGCACATCGTGGTCGTCTCCTCGGCGGCCGCCTTCGCGCCCGGGCTCGGCGGGGCCTCCTACATGATCAGCAAGGCCGGGGTCGAACAGCTGGGCCGGGCCCTGCGGCTCGAACTCGCCGGATTCGGGGCCAGCGCGGGGGTCGCCTACTTCGGCGTGGTCGACACCCGGCTCGCCAAGGCCACTTTGGACGATGACGCCCTCGGCGCGGAGCTCGAGGCACGGCTCCCCCGCCCGCTGCGCCGCCGGATCACCGCGGAACAGGCGGCCGAGGTGCTCGCCGGTGCCATCGCCCGGCGCGCCGGGCGTACGCTGGCCCCGGCCGCGTGGCAGGGCTGGGCGTTGCTCCGCGGTTTCGTGAACGTGGTCGCCGACGGCGTCCTCGCCGCCGACCGCCGGTGCCACACCCTCATCCGCGAACTCGAAGCCAGGGGGAGCCGACCGTGAGCGCACCACCCGCCACGCTGTGCGAGGCGTTCCAACGGGTCGCGGCCATCGACCCGGACACCGTCGCGGTGCGGACCGTCGGCGGCACGCAGACCCTGACCTGGCGTGAGTACGGCGCACAGGTGCGGGAAGTCGCCGCCGGTTTCGCCGCGCTCGGCGTCGGCCGCGGGGACACGGTCGCGCTGATGATGGCGAACCGGACGGAGTTCTACCCGGTCGACGTCGGCGCGCTGCACGCCGGCGCGACCTCGTTCTCCGTCTATAACACCCTCGCGCCCGACGCGATCCGATATGTGCTCGGCAACGCCGGTGCCCGGGTCGTGGTCTGCGAAGCGCAGTACGTGGAGCGCGTCCGCGAGACCGGTGTGGTGGACCGGATCGTGGTCGTCGACGCCGAGCCCGGCGAAGCCCCGGACGGCACGATCTCCTTGGCGGAGCTGAAGAACCTCGGTTCCGCCGACTTCGACTTCGAGGCCGCCTGGCGCGCGGTCCAGCCGGAGGACGTGGCGACGCTCATCTACACCTCGGGCACCACCGGCGATCCCAAGGGCGTCGAGTCCACGCACGCGGCGTTGTTGTTCGAGGCCAACGCGGTCAGCGCGGTCCTGCCCGTCGAGTACGGCGACCGGATCACCTCGTTCATGCCGTCCGCGCACATCGCCGACCGCGTCACCGCCCTGTACTTCCAGCTCGTCTTCGGCACGCAGATCACCGTGGTCACCGACCCGCGGCAGATCGTCGCGGCCGTGCGGGACTGCCGCCCGACGATCTGGGGCGCGGTCCCGCGTGTGTGGGAGAAGCTGAAGGTCGCCATCGAACTGGCCGTGGCGCACGAGCCCGACGAGCAACGCCGCGAGGAACTGGAATGGGCGGTGGAGGTCGGCAACCGCCGGCTGGACCACCTGCGTGCGGGCACGCCCGTGCCGCCGGAACTGGAAGCCGAGTACGCCAAGGCGGACGCGGCCGTGCTCACCGGCCTGCGGGACATGCTCGGCTTCGGCGGGCTGAAGTGGGCGGTCTCCGGCGGCGCTCCCATCCCGGGCGGCACACTGGCTTTCTTCGCCGCGCTCGGCCTGCCGATCTCCGAGATCTGGGGCATGTCGGAGCTGACCTGCATCGCCAGCACGTTCCCGGCCGACCCGGCCAAACTCGGCACGGTCGGGCGGATCCTGCCCGGCATGGAGACGCGGATCGCCGAGGACGGGGAACTGTTCGTGCGCGGGCCGCTGGTGATGAAGGGTTACCGGGGTGACCCGGCCAGGACCGCCGAGGCGATCGACGCCGAGGGCTGGCTGGCCACCGGTGACGTGGTGACCGCCGACGACGACGGCGTGCTCACCATCGTCGACCGGAAGAAGGACCTGATCATCAACGCCTCGGGCAAGAACATGTCCCCGGCGAACATCGAGAACGCGATCAAGGCGGCGTCCTCCCTCATCGGCGGGGTGGCCGCCATCGGTGACGGCCGCCCGTACACCACGGCGCTGATCACCCTGGACCCCGAGGCCGCCGCCGCGCTCGCCCCGGACGGCCGCAAGGCCGAGCTGGCCAGGGATCCGGAGATCCTCACGCGGGTCGCCGCCGCGGTGACCAGTGGCAACGCGAAGCTGTCCCGGGTCGAGCAGATCAAGCGCTTCCACCTGCTCCCGGTGGTCTGGGAACCCGGCGGCGACGAACTGACCCTGACGATGAAACTGCGCCGCAAGCCGATCGCCGCGAAGTACGCCGCGACGATCGACCGCCTCTA from the Amycolatopsis magusensis genome contains:
- a CDS encoding PDR/VanB family oxidoreductase; the protein is MSRSTKDAYAPSGAMRLAALASAAYRHVFAAGPVAPLLSRPNPVRRTGFDLDLRIGEIRPEAEDVVSLTLESDGEPLPRWVPGAHLDVFLPSGRQRQYSLCGDPADRHAYRIAVRRLGDGLGGSREVHGLRAGTRITARGPRNAFALVDAPSYLFVAGGIGITPILPMVRACHERGVPWRLVYLGRSRASMPFLGELAGYDSGVADIRPDDEAGLPDITGILPLAAPGAAIYLCGPPPLMLTARGLVREINPTASLHTERFSPLPVVDGTPFEIRLYRSGVTVPVAADESALTAIRRVVPGVAYSCRQGFCGTCTTPVLAGTVEHRDRVLPGGEREKSMLVCVSRSAGGPLLLDL
- a CDS encoding SRPBCC family protein yields the protein MTRWYPLAEADDEFLASAPFRFVQAVDVPADAARVWRVLSADDALVSWSRLITGMDWTSPRPFGVGTTRAVTVGRAATLRERFYRWDEESRMTFTAEASSKPGFRRFAEDMALTPLTGGTRITWTFAIEPVPKAAPLLRLGRPAFQRVTAGWAKGLAEAIGR
- a CDS encoding short-chain dehydrogenase/reductase, whose product is MSVLATATGIVRDLGVPLPGRGHYDVRGKVVLITGGGDGIGLALARELHGRGAVVALTDIDPAALARAGTELGSRVHTFVADVRDRVAMEAVVRALSTETGGLDVVVANAGVTPPPATLRQIDPEGFDRVLDINLTGVFNTVRPAIDEVVARRGHIVVVSSAAAFAPGLGGASYMISKAGVEQLGRALRLELAGFGASAGVAYFGVVDTRLAKATLDDDALGAELEARLPRPLRRRITAEQAAEVLAGAIARRAGRTLAPAAWQGWALLRGFVNVVADGVLAADRRCHTLIRELEARGSRP
- the fadD11 gene encoding fatty acid--CoA ligase FadD11 codes for the protein MSAPPATLCEAFQRVAAIDPDTVAVRTVGGTQTLTWREYGAQVREVAAGFAALGVGRGDTVALMMANRTEFYPVDVGALHAGATSFSVYNTLAPDAIRYVLGNAGARVVVCEAQYVERVRETGVVDRIVVVDAEPGEAPDGTISLAELKNLGSADFDFEAAWRAVQPEDVATLIYTSGTTGDPKGVESTHAALLFEANAVSAVLPVEYGDRITSFMPSAHIADRVTALYFQLVFGTQITVVTDPRQIVAAVRDCRPTIWGAVPRVWEKLKVAIELAVAHEPDEQRREELEWAVEVGNRRLDHLRAGTPVPPELEAEYAKADAAVLTGLRDMLGFGGLKWAVSGGAPIPGGTLAFFAALGLPISEIWGMSELTCIASTFPADPAKLGTVGRILPGMETRIAEDGELFVRGPLVMKGYRGDPARTAEAIDAEGWLATGDVVTADDDGVLTIVDRKKDLIINASGKNMSPANIENAIKAASSLIGGVAAIGDGRPYTTALITLDPEAAAALAPDGRKAELARDPEILTRVAAAVTSGNAKLSRVEQIKRFHLLPVVWEPGGDELTLTMKLRRKPIAAKYAATIDRLYADPLPDDVHEPR